In Methanothermococcus thermolithotrophicus DSM 2095, one DNA window encodes the following:
- the cas6 gene encoding CRISPR-associated endoribonuclease Cas6, whose translation MRAKLEFRTEKNTIIPFNHQYTLASAIYNVLNKADERYAKKLHEYTKYKFFTFSLLNIPKRRIIKERGIVSLDGRVFLHVSSPNDEFLQNFVSGILDCEIMNINGIELIPNNLAIEKIPESFDTLKTVSPIYLKTIIEKDGAKKIYDLLPNNSKFYENFKNNLKKKYESFYSKECDLDFNFEVLKYNSKRMKIKNTFCRCSEMVFKVDGDYDLIKFGYECGFGEKNSMGFGMVRVA comes from the coding sequence ATGAGGGCAAAATTAGAATTTAGAACTGAGAAAAATACGATAATTCCATTTAATCATCAATACACGCTTGCTTCTGCCATATACAATGTATTAAATAAAGCAGACGAAAGATATGCTAAAAAACTACATGAATATACTAAATATAAGTTTTTCACATTTTCTCTGCTGAATATCCCCAAAAGAAGGATAATAAAAGAAAGAGGTATTGTTTCATTGGATGGACGTGTATTTTTACATGTTTCTTCGCCAAATGATGAGTTTTTACAAAATTTTGTAAGTGGAATACTTGATTGTGAGATTATGAATATTAATGGCATTGAATTAATACCAAACAATTTAGCAATTGAAAAAATCCCTGAAAGCTTTGATACTTTAAAGACAGTTTCGCCAATTTATCTAAAAACCATAATTGAAAAAGATGGGGCAAAAAAGATATATGATTTATTGCCAAACAATTCAAAATTTTATGAGAACTTCAAAAACAATTTAAAGAAAAAATATGAATCATTTTACAGCAAAGAATGTGATTTAGATTTTAACTTTGAAGTTTTGAAATATAATTCAAAAAGAATGAAAATCAAAAATACCTTTTGCAGATGTTCTGAAATGGTTTTTAAGGTCGATGGAGATTATGATTTAATAAAATTCGGTTATGAATGTGGTTTTGGAGAGAAAAACTCAATGGGTTTTGGAATGGTTAGAGTTGCCTAA